From Aphanothece sacrum FPU1, one genomic window encodes:
- a CDS encoding nucleotide-binding protein, translating to MPSSIKEAEFIADFVHFEQHVAKLFTHNNWQVETAKTNQPGYDLTIKKNQSLGVVQVKWLKSNVTAPQLLKFVDFLASPEAKPFNCAYFITTKGFSGPACAVIRSWGENVRIYCGVAQENGIEWIPSGVGGGGGGSSVTPPTDKIYFGVFTCKGGVGKTTVAAHLAGALALQGFDIALLDLDPEQNLHKLLWDGVYVPNPGGVGNTIEVFNKDTWDENSVQNCQIVICDCSPALERNDRELIKRLNYCIIPTTLNPLGMNKHGKVIQSTVQEIRSINQTANLFILVNNFRDPGVKRFKILKQNFLDVYQDISQTDKKFDCIDPEEVCIRFSDLLYYWGIHLLEDPQNPRSELAFKLVGGIPRWNLGNN from the coding sequence ATGCCCTCATCTATCAAGGAAGCTGAATTTATTGCTGATTTTGTCCATTTTGAGCAGCACGTGGCTAAGTTATTTACTCACAATAATTGGCAAGTAGAAACCGCTAAAACCAATCAGCCGGGATATGATTTAACGATCAAAAAAAATCAATCATTAGGAGTAGTTCAAGTTAAATGGCTTAAGAGTAATGTAACGGCTCCTCAACTCTTAAAGTTTGTAGATTTTTTGGCATCTCCAGAAGCTAAACCTTTCAATTGTGCTTATTTTATTACTACTAAAGGGTTTAGTGGGCCTGCTTGTGCTGTTATTAGATCCTGGGGAGAAAATGTTAGGATTTATTGTGGAGTGGCACAAGAGAATGGTATTGAATGGATACCTTCCGGGGTGGGTGGGGGTGGTGGTGGTAGTAGCGTAACGCCTCCAACCGATAAAATTTATTTTGGTGTTTTTACCTGTAAAGGAGGAGTAGGAAAAACAACCGTCGCGGCTCATTTAGCAGGAGCTTTAGCCCTTCAAGGATTTGATATTGCTTTATTAGATTTAGATCCTGAGCAAAATTTACATAAGTTACTATGGGATGGGGTTTATGTTCCTAATCCTGGAGGAGTTGGTAACACAATTGAGGTGTTTAATAAAGATACTTGGGATGAAAATTCAGTCCAAAATTGTCAAATTGTTATCTGTGATTGTTCCCCTGCTTTAGAAAGAAATGATCGAGAATTAATTAAAAGATTAAACTATTGTATTATTCCCACCACTTTAAATCCTTTGGGAATGAATAAACATGGAAAAGTTATTCAAAGTACCGTCCAAGAAATTCGGAGTATTAATCAAACAGCTAATTTATTTATTTTAGTCAATAACTTTAGAGATCCTGGAGTTAAACGATTTAAAATACTCAAACAAAACTTTTTAGATGTTTATCAAGATATTAGTCAAACTGATAAAAAATTTGACTGTATTGATCCTGAAGAAGTTTGTATTCGCTTTAGTGATCTTCTCTATTATTGGGGAATACACTTGTTAGAAGATCCTCAAAACCCCCGTAGTGAATTAGCGTTTAAATTAGTAGGAGGAATCCCCAGATGGAATTTAGGGAACAATTAA
- a CDS encoding segregation/condensation protein A, translated as MTQTNTVSASDAIAILIELAQQGEIDPWDVQVIDVIDRFLDELGVKQDRDLAYQQTNLPKSGQAFLWASMLVRFKADTLEETQTSDETLEILDPEDITEELGIGSGRLKLEERLRRRSAASPPRQRRVTLQELIAHIEEIAEELEKVTPSRRRSSSSRPQSHREAIEIVTQLAHQENLTEMAEQLERFFEKYLSQYPQSQKQLELEELLIQWHQAKSPEPSQVKHDRVGVFWALLLLSSQSKVELSQEEFYQDLTIQFLESP; from the coding sequence ATGACTCAGACAAACACCGTCTCAGCCAGTGACGCGATCGCCATCTTAATCGAATTAGCCCAACAAGGAGAAATTGATCCTTGGGATGTGCAAGTTATCGACGTAATTGACCGTTTTTTAGATGAATTAGGGGTAAAACAAGATAGAGATTTGGCCTATCAACAAACAAACTTACCCAAATCAGGACAAGCTTTTTTATGGGCCTCCATGTTAGTCCGTTTCAAAGCTGACACCCTAGAAGAAACCCAAACCTCTGACGAAACCCTGGAAATATTAGACCCAGAAGATATCACAGAGGAACTTGGTATAGGTTCAGGTCGCTTAAAATTAGAAGAACGTCTACGTCGTCGTAGTGCAGCTTCTCCCCCCCGTCAACGGCGAGTTACCTTACAAGAACTGATTGCCCATATTGAAGAAATTGCCGAAGAATTAGAGAAAGTTACCCCTTCTCGTCGCCGAAGCTCATCCTCACGCCCTCAATCTCATCGAGAAGCTATTGAAATCGTTACCCAACTAGCCCATCAAGAAAATTTAACAGAAATGGCCGAACAATTAGAAAGATTTTTTGAGAAATATTTATCACAATATCCCCAAAGTCAAAAGCAACTAGAATTAGAAGAATTACTAATTCAGTGGCATCAAGCTAAATCTCCCGAACCCTCACAAGTTAAGCATGATCGCGTCGGAGTCTTCTGGGCCTTATTACTTTTATCATCTCAATCAAAGGTAGAATTATCTCAAGAAGAATTTTATCAAGACCTTACAATTCAATTCCTGGAGTCTCCTTAA
- a CDS encoding sugar phosphate nucleotidyltransferase, whose protein sequence is MKAMILAAGKGTRVRPITHTIPKPLIPILQKPVMEFLLELLRQHGFDQIMVNVSHLAEEIESYFRDGQRFGVQIAYSFEGRIVDGDLVGEALGSAGGLRRIQDFNPFFDDTFVVLCGDALIDLDLTKAVKWHKEKGAIATIITKSVPKDVVSSYGVVVTDDEGRIKIFQEKPSIEEALSTNINTGIYIFEPEIIDYIPPNQQYDIGGELFPQLVEKGAPFYAVNMDFEWVDIGKVPDYWHAIRGVLQREIKNVEIPGIEVKPGIYTGLNVSVNWDKVNITGPVYIGGMTHIEDGATIIGPSMIGPNCWICKGATVENSVIFEYSRLGPGVRLVDKLVFGRYCVDKTGATIDVQAAALDWLITDSRQSPPHEHNNQQQVIADLLNQ, encoded by the coding sequence ATGAAAGCCATGATTCTGGCCGCTGGGAAGGGAACTCGTGTGCGTCCTATTACCCATACAATTCCTAAACCCCTGATCCCCATTCTCCAAAAACCTGTGATGGAGTTTCTCTTAGAACTCTTGCGACAACATGGTTTTGATCAGATCATGGTAAATGTCAGTCACTTAGCTGAAGAAATTGAAAGTTATTTCCGTGATGGACAACGGTTTGGTGTGCAAATTGCCTATTCTTTTGAAGGGCGTATTGTCGATGGAGACTTAGTCGGGGAAGCTTTGGGGTCAGCAGGAGGACTGCGACGAATTCAAGATTTTAATCCCTTTTTTGATGATACCTTTGTTGTGTTGTGCGGGGATGCTTTAATTGATTTAGATTTAACTAAGGCGGTTAAATGGCACAAAGAAAAAGGCGCGATCGCTACTATCATTACTAAATCAGTACCTAAAGACGTAGTGTCTAGTTATGGGGTGGTGGTCACAGATGATGAGGGAAGGATCAAAATATTTCAGGAAAAACCTTCCATTGAAGAAGCCTTAAGTACCAATATTAATACTGGAATTTATATCTTTGAACCCGAAATTATTGATTATATTCCACCGAATCAACAATATGATATTGGAGGAGAGTTATTCCCCCAATTAGTCGAAAAAGGGGCCCCCTTTTATGCGGTTAATATGGACTTTGAATGGGTAGATATTGGAAAAGTCCCAGATTATTGGCACGCTATTCGAGGGGTATTACAACGAGAGATTAAAAATGTTGAAATTCCCGGTATTGAAGTCAAACCAGGCATTTACACAGGGTTAAATGTGTCGGTTAATTGGGATAAAGTAAATATCACTGGACCAGTTTATATTGGTGGCATGACTCATATTGAAGACGGAGCCACTATAATTGGCCCAAGTATGATTGGCCCTAATTGTTGGATTTGTAAGGGTGCTACTGTGGAGAACAGTGTTATTTTTGAATATTCTCGTTTGGGACCTGGAGTGCGTCTAGTGGATAAATTAGTCTTTGGACGCTACTGTGTAGATAAAACGGGTGCTACCATTGACGTACAAGCGGCCGCCCTTGATTGGTTAATTACTGATTCTCGTCAAAGTCCCCCTCACGAACATAATAACCAACAACAGGTAATAGCTGATTTACTCAATCAATAA
- a CDS encoding Rpn family recombination-promoting nuclease/putative transposase, whose translation MYDNICKFIAETFSRDLAQWLLGQPIELTVLEPTELQVAPIRADSLIFLQSEDLILHIEFQTDPKDDIPFRMTDYRLRMHRRFPNKQVYQVVIYLRRSDSELALVSSFNLPQLRHEYNIMRLWEIPTEQLLTSSGLLPFAVLSQTDNPVKVLEQVAKKIEVISDQNEQSNVSATTAILAGLVLDKMIIRQLLREDIMKESVIYQEIQAISEAKGLEKGIEKGIKQGIKQGEANLVLRLLHRRIGEIPDNFKEKIRELSVEQLENLGEALLDFNTESDLNLWLTSQD comes from the coding sequence ATGTATGACAACATTTGTAAATTTATCGCTGAAACTTTTTCTAGAGACTTGGCACAATGGTTATTAGGACAACCTATAGAATTAACTGTCCTAGAACCTACGGAATTACAGGTTGCACCAATCAGGGCCGATAGCTTAATCTTTCTTCAGTCAGAAGACTTAATACTACATATTGAGTTTCAGACGGACCCTAAAGATGATATTCCCTTTAGAATGACTGATTATCGTCTGAGAATGCATCGTCGTTTTCCTAATAAACAAGTATATCAGGTGGTGATTTATTTGAGAAGAAGTGATTCTGAATTGGCTTTGGTCAGTAGCTTTAATCTGCCCCAATTGCGTCATGAATATAATATCATGCGACTTTGGGAAATTCCCACAGAACAGTTGTTAACATCATCAGGGTTACTACCATTTGCTGTTTTAAGTCAAACAGATAACCCGGTGAAGGTACTAGAACAAGTAGCAAAGAAAATTGAGGTAATTAGTGATCAAAATGAACAAAGTAATGTGTCTGCTACTACGGCGATTCTTGCGGGCTTAGTTTTGGATAAAATGATTATTAGACAATTATTGAGGGAAGATATCATGAAAGAATCTGTTATTTATCAAGAGATTCAGGCCATTAGTGAAGCTAAAGGACTCGAAAAGGGTATTGAAAAGGGCATCAAACAGGGAATTAAACAGGGAGAAGCTAACTTAGTTCTTCGGCTACTTCATCGACGAATTGGAGAAATACCTGATAATTTTAAGGAAAAAATCAGGGAATTATCCGTTGAACAATTAGAAAATCTGGGAGAAGCTTTGTTAGATTTTAATACTGAGTCTGACTTGAACCTTTGGTTAACTTCTCAGGATTAA
- a CDS encoding Rpn family recombination-promoting nuclease/putative transposase, whose translation MYDNICKFIAETFSRDLAQWLLGQPIELTVLEPTELQVAPIRADSLIFLQSEDLILHIEFQTDPKDDIPFRMTDYRLRMHRRFPNKQVYQVVIYLRRSDSELALVSSFNLPQLRHEYNIMRLWEIPTEQLLTSSGLLPFAVLSQTDNPVKVLEQVAKRIEVISDQNEQSNVSATTAILAGLVLDKMIIRQLLREDIMKESVIYQEIQAISEAKGLEKGIEKGIEKGIKQGIKQGEANLVLRLLHRRIGEIPDNFREKIRELSVEQLENLGEALLDFNTESDLNLWLTSQD comes from the coding sequence ATGTATGACAACATTTGTAAATTTATCGCTGAAACTTTTTCTAGAGACTTGGCACAATGGTTATTAGGACAACCTATAGAATTAACTGTCCTAGAACCTACGGAATTACAGGTTGCACCAATCAGGGCCGATAGCTTAATCTTTCTTCAGTCAGAAGACTTAATACTACATATTGAGTTTCAGACGGACCCTAAAGATGATATTCCCTTTAGAATGACTGATTATCGTCTGAGAATGCATCGTCGTTTTCCTAATAAACAAGTATATCAGGTGGTGATTTATTTGAGAAGAAGTGATTCTGAATTGGCTTTGGTCAGTAGCTTTAATCTGCCCCAATTGCGTCATGAATATAATATCATGCGACTTTGGGAAATTCCTACAGAACAGTTGTTAACATCATCCGGGTTGCTACCATTTGCTGTTTTAAGTCAAACAGATAACCCGGTGAAGGTACTAGAACAAGTAGCAAAAAGGATTGAGGTAATTAGTGATCAAAATGAACAAAGTAATGTGTCTGCTACTACGGCCATTCTTGCGGGCTTAGTTTTGGATAAAATGATTATTAGACAGTTATTGAGGGAAGATATCATGAAAGAATCTGTTATTTATCAAGAGATTCAGGCCATTAGTGAAGCTAAAGGACTGGAAAAGGGCATTGAAAAGGGTATTGAAAAGGGCATCAAACAGGGAATTAAACAGGGAGAAGCTAACTTAGTTCTTCGGCTACTTCATCGACGAATTGGAGAAATACCTGATAATTTTCGGGAAAAAATCAGGGAATTATCCGTTGAACAATTGGAAAATCTGGGAGAAGCTTTGTTAGATTTTAATACTGAGTCTGACTTGAACCTTTGGTTAACTTCTCAGGATTAA
- a CDS encoding Rpn family recombination-promoting nuclease/putative transposase, whose translation MYDNICKFIAETFSRDLAQWLLGQPIELTVLEPTELQVAPIRADSLIFLQSEDLILHIEFQTDPKDDIPFRMTDYRLRMHRRFPNKQVYQVVIYLRRSDSELALVSSFNLPQLRHEYNIMRLWEIPTEQLLTSSGLLPFAVLSQTDNPVKVLEQVAKRIEVISDQNEQSNVSATTAILAGLVLDKMIIRQLLREDIMKESVIYQEIQAISEAKGLEKGIEKGIEKGIKQGIKQGEANLVLRLLHRRIGEIPDNFREKIRELSVEQLENLGEALLDFNTESDLNLWLTSQD comes from the coding sequence ATGTATGACAACATTTGTAAATTTATCGCTGAAACTTTTTCTAGAGACTTGGCACAATGGTTATTAGGACAACCTATAGAATTAACTGTCCTAGAACCTACGGAATTACAAGTTGCACCAATCAGGGCCGATAGCTTAATCTTTCTTCAGTCAGAAGACTTAATACTACATATTGAGTTTCAGACGGACCCTAAAGACGATATTCCCTTTAGAATGACTGATTATCGTCTGAGAATGCATCGTCGTTTTCCTAATAAACAAGTATATCAGGTGGTGATTTATTTGAGAAGAAGTGATTCTGAATTGGCTTTGGTCAGTAGCTTTAATCTGCCCCAATTGCGTCATGAATATAATATCATGCGACTTTGGGAAATTCCTACAGAACAGTTGTTAACATCATCCGGGTTGCTACCATTTGCTGTTTTAAGTCAAACAGATAACCCGGTGAAGGTACTAGAACAAGTAGCAAAAAGGATTGAGGTAATTAGTGATCAAAATGAACAAAGTAATGTGTCTGCTACTACGGCCATTCTTGCGGGCTTAGTTTTGGATAAAATGATTATTAGACAGTTATTGAGGGAAGATATCATGAAAGAATCTGTTATTTATCAAGAGATTCAGGCCATTAGTGAAGCTAAAGGACTGGAAAAGGGCATTGAAAAGGGTATTGAAAAGGGCATCAAACAGGGAATTAAACAGGGAGAAGCTAACTTAGTTCTTCGGCTACTTCATCGACGAATTGGAGAAATACCTGATAATTTTCGGGAAAAAATCAGGGAATTATCCGTTGAACAATTGGAAAATCTGGGAGAAGCTTTGTTAGATTTTAATACTGAGTCTGACTTGAACCTTTGGTTAACTTCTCAGGATTAA
- a CDS encoding Rpn family recombination-promoting nuclease/putative transposase, whose translation MYDNICKFIAETFSRDLAQWLLGQPIELTVLEPTELQVAPIRADSLIFLQSEDLILHIEFQTDPKDDIPFRMTDYRLRMHRRFPNKQVYQVVIYLRRSDSELALVSSFNLPQLRHEYNIMRLWEIPTEQLLTSSGLLPFAVLSQTDNPVKVLEQVAKRIEVISDQNEQSNVSATTAILAGLVLDKMIIRQLLREDIMKESVIYQEIQAISEAKGLEKGIEKGIEKGIKQGIKQGEANLVLRLLHRRIGEIPDNFREKIRELSVEQLENLGEALLDFNTESDLNLWLTSQD comes from the coding sequence ATGTATGACAACATTTGTAAATTTATCGCTGAAACTTTTTCTAGAGACTTGGCACAATGGTTATTAGGACAACCTATAGAATTAACTGTCCTAGAACCTACGGAATTACAAGTTGCACCAATCAGGGCCGATAGCTTAATCTTTCTTCAGTCAGAAGACTTAATACTACATATTGAGTTTCAGACGGACCCTAAAGACGATATTCCCTTTAGAATGACTGATTATCGTCTGAGAATGCATCGTCGTTTTCCTAATAAACAAGTATATCAGGTGGTGATTTATTTGAGAAGAAGTGATTCTGAATTGGCTTTGGTCAGTAGCTTTAATCTGCCCCAATTGCGTCATGAATATAATATCATGCGACTTTGGGAAATTCCTACAGAACAGTTGTTAACATCATCCGGGTTGCTACCATTTGCTGTTTTAAGTCAAACAGATAACCCGGTGAAGGTACTAGAACAAGTAGCAAAAAGGATTGAGGTAATTAGTGATCAAAATGAACAAAGTAATGTGTCTGCTACTACGGCCATTCTTGCGGGCTTAGTTTTGGATAAAATGATTATTAGACAGTTATTGAGGGAAGATATCATGAAAGAATCTGTTATTTATCAAGAGATTCAGGCCATTAGTGAAGCTAAAGGACTGGAAAAGGGCATTGAAAAGGGTATTGAAAAGGGCATCAAACAGGGAATTAAACAGGGAGAAGCTAACTTAGTTCTTCGGCTACTTCATCGACGAATTGGAGAAATACCTGATAATTTTCGGGAAAAAATCAGGGAATTATCCGTTGAACAATTGGAAAATCTGGGAGAAGCTTTGTTAGATTTTAATACTGAGTCTGATTTGAACCTTTGGTTAACTTCTCAGGATTAA
- a CDS encoding DUF4351 domain-containing protein, with protein sequence MKESVIYQEIQAISEAKGLEKGIEKGIKQGEANLVLRQLHRRIEEIPDNFREKIRELSVEELENLGEALLDFNTKADLNLWLTSQG encoded by the coding sequence ATGAAAGAATCTGTTATTTATCAAGAGATTCAGGCCATTAGTGAAGCTAAGGGACTCGAAAAGGGCATTGAAAAGGGTATTAAACAGGGAGAAGCTAACTTAGTTCTTCGACAACTTCATCGAAGAATTGAAGAAATACCTGATAATTTTCGGGAAAAAATCAGGGAATTATCCGTTGAAGAATTGGAAAATCTAGGAGAAGCTTTGTTAGATTTTAATACTAAGGCTGATTTGAACCTTTGGTTAACTTCTCAGGGTTAA